TAGTTTACCCAATGGCTGCTGTGAACCTGAACGGGACGCTCTCACAGGTTTCCTGGCCCTTGTGAAGTCAGTCACCCAATAAGGAGAAAAGGCTGACACACACAAAGCCTTCGTGCGGGGCCGAGAAACAGGTACAATTTACACAAGTGTCTATGCGCTGAGAAAAGCAGAGGTGGCAGGTGAGCAAATCACACAGGTACTGGAGGCTTTAGTCAGAAAGTCGGGAGCTTTCACCAGGAGTTCTGAATGAGGAAGGGCAATGAGGGTTCCACCACAGCAGTGGAAGAACACGCTCTGCAAGACAAGAGGAGAAATGTCGCAGTTCAAGCTCTGCAACTGGGTGATGTTGAGCGagtctttcaatttttctctaaTCTTCTCATTTGCATAATCAAGGCCAATctctattatttgtttctttgtatctttATGCGCCCACCTCATTCTAGAAAGGCTCTAAGGCAGAGAACATGCACCAATTTCTTCTGGCGCCAACACTCACTGGCTGAATTCATCCAGGTTTGCTGCAGGGGCAAATGTGCGGGAATGCTACAGACCCAGACTTCTCCAACCAGGAAACACAGCAGACAGAAAATACTACCAAATGCCAACTGCAACCTCCTACTGTCCACGGGCAATCACTTCGGTGTACACATACGTCACAACTGTAAAACTACAGGGCGAGGGGTGAAATCAGTGTTCTAAGGGTGAGCAGAATTTCTGTGGTGAATTCTGCCAGGAGCGCACCCCTGAGTCAGAGACGTTCGTGTGCTTGATACAACGGTATCTGGCCCAGTACTTTTTTCATGGCATCTTTgacttctttgtttcttaaactgtAAATGATGGGGTTCAACATAGGGGTCAGCACTCCATAGAGCAGTGAGATGATCTTATCTACTTCTTGTGAGCTCAATGAAGGAGGCTTTAGGTACATAGAGAGGGCAGCCCCGTAATACAAgatcaccacagtcaagtgggcACCACAGGCAGAAAAAGCTTTGTTTCCTCCCTCTGCCGAGCTGATTCTCAGAGTGGTGGAAAGGATGAAGACATAAGAGATGCAAATTAAGAGCATGGGGATGGGCAGGAGAAGCACGCTGACCACCAGCATGATCACGTCCATGAGCAGTGAATCTGTGCATGCTAACTGCAGCATGGCCAGGATTTCGCATGTGAAGTGATCAATGAGATTCCCACAGAGGGGTACCCGCAGGGCGAAACTGGTTTCCAGCAGGGCGCTCAGACAACCCGCCACCCAAGAGGCAGTAGCCATGTGCACACAGACCTGCCTGTTCAGGAGGATGGGGTACCTCAGGGGGTTGCAGATGGCCACGTAACGGTCGTACGCCATCACGGCCAGGAGCACACACTCTGTGGAGCCCATGGAAAGGGACAGATACATCTGTACAGCACACCCAGAAAAGGTAATGGTTTTCTGGGATGACAGCAAGTTCACCAGCAAAGTGGGAACAGAAGCAGATGTATAACAAATATCCACGAGAGAGAGATTTCCAAGGAACAAGTACATGGAGGCTTGGAGGCGTGAATCTAGGATAATGACCAAGATCAGAGAGCTGTTGCCCAAGAGGGTTATCAGGTACATCACAAGGCTGAAGACGAAGAGAACAATCTCTAACGTTGGGTATCTAGAAAAACcctccaggaaaaaaaagctCCAAATGGTGAGGTTTCCtccttgcatttccttttttgcACCTGTAGTTATTCTAATAGTGTTCTCTTCATTTCATCTGAGGACATAAAGAGGTGGATCAAGCAGCATGTTCATTTAGTTAGGAAAacacttttgaatttattttcactaTTGTAAATACAATTTTACCACAAGAAATCACAGGACTTACCTATTGATCTAAAGGGGGAGAAAACAGGTTTGATCTACATAAAAAATTGATACTTCCACAGCAAAATTTAGAAGACAGTGCATTTGAAAACaagaataaacacatttaatacCTGAATGTACCCATTCTAATACCCATTCTGATTATATTGAAGAGCCAGTTTAGAAGTCACACAAAATAAGCCACCTTATTTAAACACCGACACACCCATGGTACAGTCTCGTTCACTGTTGAGACCCATACCTTCGTGAGTATGTAAATCGTGCTAAATATTATTCCCAGGCAATACTCTTCTTCTACATTAAAACCCATGAAGATCTCGAATAACATTAAAACCCATGAAGATCTCGAATATGCAGAAATTAAACTCCCTTTTTAAGCTACCTTAAAATCCCTTGGGAAAGAAGATTATGGATCATCTAATCATAAACAAGACGctgaatgttttggttttttacatttcacatgaacagaaagaaaagacaaaggcgTACCTTGCTTCTGCACTGATATTGCTCTTTATCACCttcaatcattttcttttccctactagttctttcctttctatttttagatttcttcGTTCTGAAACATTCCCCACGTCGTCATGGTCCCCGTGCACATCCTacctttgctctttctctcacaggCAAATTCCTCTGTGATATGGTTTACTTACAATGTTTCACTCCTCACTTTCTCATCCCCTGTGTtccttcttggtttgtctttgaACCAGCGTTTTCATTTGCTTCCCAGGTCCCGTATTTCAAAAGCCGGCACACAGGGTGATGGTGTAATCACATTGGGGGCAACAGCTTCTATCATGCCCCTGGAGCAGCAGAGGATTTATCCAATGAGTTTTCATTATATTACGTTATTCTCCGTGACTTCTGCTCCATTGTATCTCATTACTAGCCTATTAGCAAGCCCTTCCACTGTTTCCTATTTTACTCCTCAGTCCCCAAGCAGCTTGCATCGTAGGTCCAAACATTATCTGCTCCCGCTCAGGACACTGTTGGTATTCTAGGGAATGCCTATCAGTAGGACTTTCCTCTGCGGTCCTCGAGCATGCAGAGTTCGTGCTTCTCCTCCTAAGAGCTCCATTTTTCCTACATCACAGTAGGGAGTTCTTACTCATTTGTTGGTTAACAGATTATTTCTTAGGGATTTCTCTgctagattttatatttaagaaattctgtacaaaaattttatattattataagattattttaaagaaactaagcgtgtgtgtgtgtgtgtgtgtgtgtgttactctTAAGACTAGCAAAAAAGACACAATgttttttttagaatgaaaaatcAGTCCAGTTGCCAGAGACTTGGTATTTTCctactgtttaaaaataatagccaGGAGGGGCTGTTAGTGGAggatgagactcttgatctcagggtttgagctcaagccccacactgggtgtggacattacttaaaaaaaaaaatctttaaaaaaaaatagtagccaGGAAAAATTTGTCCTCCCATCTGAATTCCCTGTCATCAActccaaataaaatattgtttagcTATGTGCAAGAAAGAATGAATGTATCcatacttaaaatgttaaatgtattatataaaaatcaacattgtaattcatttctttcaaaagtaTTGACTGTCACCTCCATAACTAAaagtgctgggcgcctgggtggctcagtcggttgggcgactgccttcggctcaggtcatgatcct
The Neomonachus schauinslandi unplaced genomic scaffold, ASM220157v2 HiC_scaffold_893, whole genome shotgun sequence DNA segment above includes these coding regions:
- the LOC123323790 gene encoding olfactory receptor 2K2 codes for the protein MQGGNLTIWSFFFLEGFSRYPTLEIVLFVFSLVMYLITLLGNSSLILVIILDSRLQASMYLFLGNLSLVDICYTSASVPTLLVNLLSSQKTITFSGCAVQMYLSLSMGSTECVLLAVMAYDRYVAICNPLRYPILLNRQVCVHMATASWVAGCLSALLETSFALRVPLCGNLIDHFTCEILAMLQLACTDSLLMDVIMLVVSVLLLPIPMLLICISYVFILSTTLRISSAEGGNKAFSACGAHLTVVILYYGAALSMYLKPPSLSSQEVDKIISLLYGVLTPMLNPIIYSLRNKEVKDAMKKVLGQIPLYQAHERL